A window from Betta splendens chromosome 1, fBetSpl5.4, whole genome shotgun sequence encodes these proteins:
- the aftpha gene encoding aftiphilin a isoform X4: protein MEPDVIRMYSSSPPPMEDGVEDEDDEFGDFGTFSGVPNSISFTEIDTPTTFNQTQALTATSPPEHINSRGVRGFSHSSSNGTHSPNNELSKANGHVGSGPSERTDIKKVLSSFLDFSMSNTSGSEPADCNGGGTGVLTNGFLTFDVQGSPSSQISVHSRIKGMSTEDDFADFASFSNAEGHLCQTVHKHLNCPTEVSSLADVSCHGEQGLTSEDDAVDKNRTGPNASGPESVSVEAEPLGGSCNTEQSPDTDLYQRDVTFAQELTTFEAVCTNEPLTLIRVGVADRDESKEAAVVTESKLSFNPAADSEAGQLDEKGSETETETETSFGRPLSTDALDEYGDISTTGSVPSPSLHGETATPADHSQLMEDDEDFGHFGDPGAFSNQSFADFEQLQVKLESRLESFAPAQEDTNMKEDDFGDFNSLKFHSSGNECENRGGFPNVPISASFGNFRSATEDADEEAEAGWSAFGEQQQVEGESWAAFDIEQSVTPPEDGEGEEEEWYESEVAADSENIIRPASQLASLSSRLQRLFVITFPQTTVAPVEADVLSLRMLLEPPKEKLPAEKGSASSRSVSGGVWTHLQDIHEALGLRYQWGGSHCNKALLCCLGIDTRNILFTGQKKQPVIVPMYAAGLGMLEPTKEPAKPVSAAEMIASIAQAPPVAPDNSSSPTDVVQEALPPVQFDWSSSGLTNPLDGVDPELYELTTAKLDPGSSGSRVADAFARLMSTMEKTSTSTRKLKKDENLSEEAIKVIAALPDLSFMQAKVLMFPTTLTPLESTPPSM, encoded by the exons ATGGAGCCAGATGTGATCCGCATGTACTCCTCCTCTCCGCCACCGATGGAAGACGGCGTGGAAGATGAGGACGATGAGTTCGGAGACTTTGGCACTTTCTCTGGAGTCCCAAACAGCATCAGCTTTACAGAAATTGACACCCCGACCACTTTCAACCAGACCCAAGCTTTGACTGCCACCTCCCCGCCTGAGCATATAAACAGCAGAGGGGTACGAGGGTTCAGCCACAGCTCCTCGAATGGCACCCACAGCCCTAATAATGAACTGTCCAAGGCTAATGGACATGTGGGCAGTGGACCCTCAGAAAGAACTGACATTAAAAAGGTCCTGTCCAGCTTTCTGGATTTCTCAATGAGCAACACGTCTGGTAGTGAGCCTGCTGATTGCAATGGTGGGGGCACAGGGGTGCTGACAAATGGGTTCTTAACTTTTGACGTTCAGGGAAGCCCTTCGTCACAGATTTCTGTCCACTCTCGTATAAAAGGAATGTCCACAGAGGATGATTTTGCAGACTTTGCTTCTTTTTCCAATGCTGAAGGACACCTCTGTCAGACAGTACACAAGCACTTGAACTGTCCCACGGAGGTGAGCAGTCTGGCAGATGTTTCTTGCCACGGTGAGCAAGGATTGACTTCAGAGGATGATGCCGTGGACAAAAACAGAACTGGACCAAATGCATCTGGTCCTGAGTCTGTATCTGTTGAAGCTGAGCCCCTGGGTGGTTCCTGTAACACGGAACAGAGCCCTGACACAGACTTGTATCAAAGGGACGTAACCTTTGCACAGGAGCTGACCACCTTCGAGGCAGTTTGCACTAACGAGCCTCTCACTCTAATCAGAGTGGGTGTAGCTGACAGGGACGAATCTAAAGAGGCAGCTGTTGTTACTGAAAGCAAACTGTCTTTTAACCCTGCTGCAGACAGTGAAGCGGGACAGTTAGATGAGAAGGGCTCCGAGACcgagactgagactgagacgTCCTTTGGCCGGCCACTGTCCACGGATGCTCTGGATGAATACGGTGACATTAGCACTACAGGCTCTGTGCCCTCTCCGTCCCTACATGGGGAGACAGCCACGCCTGCTGACCACAGCCAGCTAATGGAGGATGACGAGGACTTTGGCCACTTTGGTGATCCTGGTGCATTTAGTAATCAGAGCTTTGCTGATTTTGAACAGCTGCAGGTCAAATTGGAGAGCAGGTTGGAAAGCTTTGCTCCTGCTCAGgaagacacaaacatgaaggAAGACGACTTTGGTGACTTTAACTCCCTAAAGTTTCACAGCAGTGGAAACGAGTGCGAGAATAGAGGTGGGTTTCCTAATGTCCCCATCAGTGCCAGCTTTGGAAACTTCAGATCGGCCACTGAAGATGCAGACGAGGAGGCAGAAGCAGGTTGGAGTGCCTTcggggagcagcagcaggtggagggagagTCGTGGGCAGCATTCGATATCGAACAGAGTGTCACTCCTCCTGAagatggagagggggaggaggaggagtggtaCGAAAGTGAAGTTGCTGCAGACAGTGAGAATATCATCAGGCCAGCAAGTCAGTTG GCTTCGCTGTCCAGCCGTCTGCAGAGGCTGTTTGTCATCACCTTCCCTCAGACCACGGTGGCGCCAGTGGAAGCTGACGTGTTGTCTCTGCGCATGCTTCTGGAACCCCCAAAGGAGAAGCTGCCGGCAGAGAAGGGGTCAGCAAGCAGCCG GTCTGTTAGTGGTGGTGTGTGGACACACCTTCAGGACATCCACGAGGCTCTGGGCCTGCGATACCAGTGGGGCGGCTCCCACTGCAACAAAGCACTACTCTGCTGTCTGGGCATCGACACCCGCAACATT ctgttcacaggaCAGAAGAAGCAGCCGGTCATCGTGCCCATGTACGCCGCAGGCTTG ggcATGCTGGAACCCACCAAAGAGCCCGCAAAGCCCGTCTCTGCGGCAGAGATGATCGCCTCCATAGCCCAGGCGCCGCCTGTGGCTCCAGACAACAGCTCCAGTCCCACAGATGTGGTCCAG gaggcgctcCCACCTGTTCAGTTCGACTGGAGCAGCAGTGGCCTTACCAACCCTCTGGACG GTGTGGACCCTGAGCTGTACGAGCTGACAACAGCCAAGTTGGACCCCGGCAGCTCCGGCAGCCGAGTGGCCGATGCCTTTGCTCGCCTCATGTCCACTATGGAGAAGACCAGCACGTCCACCAG GAAGCTGAAGAAAGACGAGAATCTAAGCGAGGAGGCGATCAAAGTGATCGCAGCTCTGCCTGATCTGTCCTTCATGCAGGCGAAGGTTCTGATGTTTCCCACCACACTGACGCCGCTCGAGTCCACTCCCCCGTCCATGTAA
- the aftpha gene encoding aftiphilin a isoform X1 has product MEPDVIRMYSSSPPPMEDGVEDEDDEFGDFGTFSGVPNSISFTEIDTPTTFNQTQALTATSPPEHINSRGVRGFSHSSSNGTHSPNNELSKANGHVGSGPSERTDIKKVLSSFLDFSMSNTSGSEPADCNGGGTGVLTNGFLTFDVQGSPSSQISVHSRIKGMSTEDDFADFASFSNAEGHLCQTVHKHLNCPTEVSSLADVSCHGEQGLTSEDDAVDKNRTGPNASGPESVSVEAEPLGGSCNTEQSPDTDLYQRDVTFAQELTTFEAVCTNEPLTLIRVGVADRDESKEAAVVTESKLSFNPAADSEAGQLDEKGSETETETETSFGRPLSTDALDEYGDISTTGSVPSPSLHGETATPADHSQLMEDDEDFGHFGDPGAFSNQSFADFEQLQVKLESRLESFAPAQEDTNMKEDDFGDFNSLKFHSSGNECENRGGFPNVPISASFGNFRSATEDADEEAEAGWSAFGEQQQVEGESWAAFDIEQSVTPPEDGEGEEEEWYESEVAADSENIIRPASQLASLSSRLQRLFVITFPQTTVAPVEADVLSLRMLLEPPKEKLPAEKGSASSRSVSGGVWTHLQDIHEALGLRYQWGGSHCNKALLCCLGIDTRNILFTGQKKQPVIVPMYAAGLGMLEPTKEPAKPVSAAEMIASIAQAPPVAPDNSSSPTDVVQQEALPPVQFDWSSSGLTNPLDASGGSSLLNLDFFGPVEDSGSTSSPSIPGVDPELYELTTAKLDPGSSGSRVADAFARLMSTMEKTSTSTRKLKKDENLSEEAIKVIAALPDLSFMQAKVLMFPTTLTPLESTPPSM; this is encoded by the exons ATGGAGCCAGATGTGATCCGCATGTACTCCTCCTCTCCGCCACCGATGGAAGACGGCGTGGAAGATGAGGACGATGAGTTCGGAGACTTTGGCACTTTCTCTGGAGTCCCAAACAGCATCAGCTTTACAGAAATTGACACCCCGACCACTTTCAACCAGACCCAAGCTTTGACTGCCACCTCCCCGCCTGAGCATATAAACAGCAGAGGGGTACGAGGGTTCAGCCACAGCTCCTCGAATGGCACCCACAGCCCTAATAATGAACTGTCCAAGGCTAATGGACATGTGGGCAGTGGACCCTCAGAAAGAACTGACATTAAAAAGGTCCTGTCCAGCTTTCTGGATTTCTCAATGAGCAACACGTCTGGTAGTGAGCCTGCTGATTGCAATGGTGGGGGCACAGGGGTGCTGACAAATGGGTTCTTAACTTTTGACGTTCAGGGAAGCCCTTCGTCACAGATTTCTGTCCACTCTCGTATAAAAGGAATGTCCACAGAGGATGATTTTGCAGACTTTGCTTCTTTTTCCAATGCTGAAGGACACCTCTGTCAGACAGTACACAAGCACTTGAACTGTCCCACGGAGGTGAGCAGTCTGGCAGATGTTTCTTGCCACGGTGAGCAAGGATTGACTTCAGAGGATGATGCCGTGGACAAAAACAGAACTGGACCAAATGCATCTGGTCCTGAGTCTGTATCTGTTGAAGCTGAGCCCCTGGGTGGTTCCTGTAACACGGAACAGAGCCCTGACACAGACTTGTATCAAAGGGACGTAACCTTTGCACAGGAGCTGACCACCTTCGAGGCAGTTTGCACTAACGAGCCTCTCACTCTAATCAGAGTGGGTGTAGCTGACAGGGACGAATCTAAAGAGGCAGCTGTTGTTACTGAAAGCAAACTGTCTTTTAACCCTGCTGCAGACAGTGAAGCGGGACAGTTAGATGAGAAGGGCTCCGAGACcgagactgagactgagacgTCCTTTGGCCGGCCACTGTCCACGGATGCTCTGGATGAATACGGTGACATTAGCACTACAGGCTCTGTGCCCTCTCCGTCCCTACATGGGGAGACAGCCACGCCTGCTGACCACAGCCAGCTAATGGAGGATGACGAGGACTTTGGCCACTTTGGTGATCCTGGTGCATTTAGTAATCAGAGCTTTGCTGATTTTGAACAGCTGCAGGTCAAATTGGAGAGCAGGTTGGAAAGCTTTGCTCCTGCTCAGgaagacacaaacatgaaggAAGACGACTTTGGTGACTTTAACTCCCTAAAGTTTCACAGCAGTGGAAACGAGTGCGAGAATAGAGGTGGGTTTCCTAATGTCCCCATCAGTGCCAGCTTTGGAAACTTCAGATCGGCCACTGAAGATGCAGACGAGGAGGCAGAAGCAGGTTGGAGTGCCTTcggggagcagcagcaggtggagggagagTCGTGGGCAGCATTCGATATCGAACAGAGTGTCACTCCTCCTGAagatggagagggggaggaggaggagtggtaCGAAAGTGAAGTTGCTGCAGACAGTGAGAATATCATCAGGCCAGCAAGTCAGTTG GCTTCGCTGTCCAGCCGTCTGCAGAGGCTGTTTGTCATCACCTTCCCTCAGACCACGGTGGCGCCAGTGGAAGCTGACGTGTTGTCTCTGCGCATGCTTCTGGAACCCCCAAAGGAGAAGCTGCCGGCAGAGAAGGGGTCAGCAAGCAGCCG GTCTGTTAGTGGTGGTGTGTGGACACACCTTCAGGACATCCACGAGGCTCTGGGCCTGCGATACCAGTGGGGCGGCTCCCACTGCAACAAAGCACTACTCTGCTGTCTGGGCATCGACACCCGCAACATT ctgttcacaggaCAGAAGAAGCAGCCGGTCATCGTGCCCATGTACGCCGCAGGCTTG ggcATGCTGGAACCCACCAAAGAGCCCGCAAAGCCCGTCTCTGCGGCAGAGATGATCGCCTCCATAGCCCAGGCGCCGCCTGTGGCTCCAGACAACAGCTCCAGTCCCACAGATGTGGTCCAG caggaggcgctcCCACCTGTTCAGTTCGACTGGAGCAGCAGTGGCCTTACCAACCCTCTGGACG CGAGTGGAGGCTCTTCATTGTTAAACCTGGATTTCTTTGGTCCTGTGGAGGACTCGGGCTCCACCAGCTCCCCCTCTATACCAG GTGTGGACCCTGAGCTGTACGAGCTGACAACAGCCAAGTTGGACCCCGGCAGCTCCGGCAGCCGAGTGGCCGATGCCTTTGCTCGCCTCATGTCCACTATGGAGAAGACCAGCACGTCCACCAG GAAGCTGAAGAAAGACGAGAATCTAAGCGAGGAGGCGATCAAAGTGATCGCAGCTCTGCCTGATCTGTCCTTCATGCAGGCGAAGGTTCTGATGTTTCCCACCACACTGACGCCGCTCGAGTCCACTCCCCCGTCCATGTAA
- the aftpha gene encoding aftiphilin a isoform X2 — protein sequence MEPDVIRMYSSSPPPMEDGVEDEDDEFGDFGTFSGVPNSISFTEIDTPTTFNQTQALTATSPPEHINSRGVRGFSHSSSNGTHSPNNELSKANGHVGSGPSERTDIKKVLSSFLDFSMSNTSGSEPADCNGGGTGVLTNGFLTFDVQGSPSSQISVHSRIKGMSTEDDFADFASFSNAEGHLCQTVHKHLNCPTEVSSLADVSCHGEQGLTSEDDAVDKNRTGPNASGPESVSVEAEPLGGSCNTEQSPDTDLYQRDVTFAQELTTFEAVCTNEPLTLIRVGVADRDESKEAAVVTESKLSFNPAADSEAGQLDEKGSETETETETSFGRPLSTDALDEYGDISTTGSVPSPSLHGETATPADHSQLMEDDEDFGHFGDPGAFSNQSFADFEQLQVKLESRLESFAPAQEDTNMKEDDFGDFNSLKFHSSGNECENRGGFPNVPISASFGNFRSATEDADEEAEAGWSAFGEQQQVEGESWAAFDIEQSVTPPEDGEGEEEEWYESEVAADSENIIRPASQLASLSSRLQRLFVITFPQTTVAPVEADVLSLRMLLEPPKEKLPAEKGSASSRSVSGGVWTHLQDIHEALGLRYQWGGSHCNKALLCCLGIDTRNILFTGQKKQPVIVPMYAAGLGMLEPTKEPAKPVSAAEMIASIAQAPPVAPDNSSSPTDVVQEALPPVQFDWSSSGLTNPLDASGGSSLLNLDFFGPVEDSGSTSSPSIPGVDPELYELTTAKLDPGSSGSRVADAFARLMSTMEKTSTSTRKLKKDENLSEEAIKVIAALPDLSFMQAKVLMFPTTLTPLESTPPSM from the exons ATGGAGCCAGATGTGATCCGCATGTACTCCTCCTCTCCGCCACCGATGGAAGACGGCGTGGAAGATGAGGACGATGAGTTCGGAGACTTTGGCACTTTCTCTGGAGTCCCAAACAGCATCAGCTTTACAGAAATTGACACCCCGACCACTTTCAACCAGACCCAAGCTTTGACTGCCACCTCCCCGCCTGAGCATATAAACAGCAGAGGGGTACGAGGGTTCAGCCACAGCTCCTCGAATGGCACCCACAGCCCTAATAATGAACTGTCCAAGGCTAATGGACATGTGGGCAGTGGACCCTCAGAAAGAACTGACATTAAAAAGGTCCTGTCCAGCTTTCTGGATTTCTCAATGAGCAACACGTCTGGTAGTGAGCCTGCTGATTGCAATGGTGGGGGCACAGGGGTGCTGACAAATGGGTTCTTAACTTTTGACGTTCAGGGAAGCCCTTCGTCACAGATTTCTGTCCACTCTCGTATAAAAGGAATGTCCACAGAGGATGATTTTGCAGACTTTGCTTCTTTTTCCAATGCTGAAGGACACCTCTGTCAGACAGTACACAAGCACTTGAACTGTCCCACGGAGGTGAGCAGTCTGGCAGATGTTTCTTGCCACGGTGAGCAAGGATTGACTTCAGAGGATGATGCCGTGGACAAAAACAGAACTGGACCAAATGCATCTGGTCCTGAGTCTGTATCTGTTGAAGCTGAGCCCCTGGGTGGTTCCTGTAACACGGAACAGAGCCCTGACACAGACTTGTATCAAAGGGACGTAACCTTTGCACAGGAGCTGACCACCTTCGAGGCAGTTTGCACTAACGAGCCTCTCACTCTAATCAGAGTGGGTGTAGCTGACAGGGACGAATCTAAAGAGGCAGCTGTTGTTACTGAAAGCAAACTGTCTTTTAACCCTGCTGCAGACAGTGAAGCGGGACAGTTAGATGAGAAGGGCTCCGAGACcgagactgagactgagacgTCCTTTGGCCGGCCACTGTCCACGGATGCTCTGGATGAATACGGTGACATTAGCACTACAGGCTCTGTGCCCTCTCCGTCCCTACATGGGGAGACAGCCACGCCTGCTGACCACAGCCAGCTAATGGAGGATGACGAGGACTTTGGCCACTTTGGTGATCCTGGTGCATTTAGTAATCAGAGCTTTGCTGATTTTGAACAGCTGCAGGTCAAATTGGAGAGCAGGTTGGAAAGCTTTGCTCCTGCTCAGgaagacacaaacatgaaggAAGACGACTTTGGTGACTTTAACTCCCTAAAGTTTCACAGCAGTGGAAACGAGTGCGAGAATAGAGGTGGGTTTCCTAATGTCCCCATCAGTGCCAGCTTTGGAAACTTCAGATCGGCCACTGAAGATGCAGACGAGGAGGCAGAAGCAGGTTGGAGTGCCTTcggggagcagcagcaggtggagggagagTCGTGGGCAGCATTCGATATCGAACAGAGTGTCACTCCTCCTGAagatggagagggggaggaggaggagtggtaCGAAAGTGAAGTTGCTGCAGACAGTGAGAATATCATCAGGCCAGCAAGTCAGTTG GCTTCGCTGTCCAGCCGTCTGCAGAGGCTGTTTGTCATCACCTTCCCTCAGACCACGGTGGCGCCAGTGGAAGCTGACGTGTTGTCTCTGCGCATGCTTCTGGAACCCCCAAAGGAGAAGCTGCCGGCAGAGAAGGGGTCAGCAAGCAGCCG GTCTGTTAGTGGTGGTGTGTGGACACACCTTCAGGACATCCACGAGGCTCTGGGCCTGCGATACCAGTGGGGCGGCTCCCACTGCAACAAAGCACTACTCTGCTGTCTGGGCATCGACACCCGCAACATT ctgttcacaggaCAGAAGAAGCAGCCGGTCATCGTGCCCATGTACGCCGCAGGCTTG ggcATGCTGGAACCCACCAAAGAGCCCGCAAAGCCCGTCTCTGCGGCAGAGATGATCGCCTCCATAGCCCAGGCGCCGCCTGTGGCTCCAGACAACAGCTCCAGTCCCACAGATGTGGTCCAG gaggcgctcCCACCTGTTCAGTTCGACTGGAGCAGCAGTGGCCTTACCAACCCTCTGGACG CGAGTGGAGGCTCTTCATTGTTAAACCTGGATTTCTTTGGTCCTGTGGAGGACTCGGGCTCCACCAGCTCCCCCTCTATACCAG GTGTGGACCCTGAGCTGTACGAGCTGACAACAGCCAAGTTGGACCCCGGCAGCTCCGGCAGCCGAGTGGCCGATGCCTTTGCTCGCCTCATGTCCACTATGGAGAAGACCAGCACGTCCACCAG GAAGCTGAAGAAAGACGAGAATCTAAGCGAGGAGGCGATCAAAGTGATCGCAGCTCTGCCTGATCTGTCCTTCATGCAGGCGAAGGTTCTGATGTTTCCCACCACACTGACGCCGCTCGAGTCCACTCCCCCGTCCATGTAA
- the aftpha gene encoding aftiphilin a isoform X3 — translation MEPDVIRMYSSSPPPMEDGVEDEDDEFGDFGTFSGVPNSISFTEIDTPTTFNQTQALTATSPPEHINSRGVRGFSHSSSNGTHSPNNELSKANGHVGSGPSERTDIKKVLSSFLDFSMSNTSGSEPADCNGGGTGVLTNGFLTFDVQGSPSSQISVHSRIKGMSTEDDFADFASFSNAEGHLCQTVHKHLNCPTEVSSLADVSCHGEQGLTSEDDAVDKNRTGPNASGPESVSVEAEPLGGSCNTEQSPDTDLYQRDVTFAQELTTFEAVCTNEPLTLIRVGVADRDESKEAAVVTESKLSFNPAADSEAGQLDEKGSETETETETSFGRPLSTDALDEYGDISTTGSVPSPSLHGETATPADHSQLMEDDEDFGHFGDPGAFSNQSFADFEQLQVKLESRLESFAPAQEDTNMKEDDFGDFNSLKFHSSGNECENRGGFPNVPISASFGNFRSATEDADEEAEAGWSAFGEQQQVEGESWAAFDIEQSVTPPEDGEGEEEEWYESEVAADSENIIRPASQLASLSSRLQRLFVITFPQTTVAPVEADVLSLRMLLEPPKEKLPAEKGSASSRSVSGGVWTHLQDIHEALGLRYQWGGSHCNKALLCCLGIDTRNILFTGQKKQPVIVPMYAAGLGMLEPTKEPAKPVSAAEMIASIAQAPPVAPDNSSSPTDVVQQEALPPVQFDWSSSGLTNPLDGVDPELYELTTAKLDPGSSGSRVADAFARLMSTMEKTSTSTRKLKKDENLSEEAIKVIAALPDLSFMQAKVLMFPTTLTPLESTPPSM, via the exons ATGGAGCCAGATGTGATCCGCATGTACTCCTCCTCTCCGCCACCGATGGAAGACGGCGTGGAAGATGAGGACGATGAGTTCGGAGACTTTGGCACTTTCTCTGGAGTCCCAAACAGCATCAGCTTTACAGAAATTGACACCCCGACCACTTTCAACCAGACCCAAGCTTTGACTGCCACCTCCCCGCCTGAGCATATAAACAGCAGAGGGGTACGAGGGTTCAGCCACAGCTCCTCGAATGGCACCCACAGCCCTAATAATGAACTGTCCAAGGCTAATGGACATGTGGGCAGTGGACCCTCAGAAAGAACTGACATTAAAAAGGTCCTGTCCAGCTTTCTGGATTTCTCAATGAGCAACACGTCTGGTAGTGAGCCTGCTGATTGCAATGGTGGGGGCACAGGGGTGCTGACAAATGGGTTCTTAACTTTTGACGTTCAGGGAAGCCCTTCGTCACAGATTTCTGTCCACTCTCGTATAAAAGGAATGTCCACAGAGGATGATTTTGCAGACTTTGCTTCTTTTTCCAATGCTGAAGGACACCTCTGTCAGACAGTACACAAGCACTTGAACTGTCCCACGGAGGTGAGCAGTCTGGCAGATGTTTCTTGCCACGGTGAGCAAGGATTGACTTCAGAGGATGATGCCGTGGACAAAAACAGAACTGGACCAAATGCATCTGGTCCTGAGTCTGTATCTGTTGAAGCTGAGCCCCTGGGTGGTTCCTGTAACACGGAACAGAGCCCTGACACAGACTTGTATCAAAGGGACGTAACCTTTGCACAGGAGCTGACCACCTTCGAGGCAGTTTGCACTAACGAGCCTCTCACTCTAATCAGAGTGGGTGTAGCTGACAGGGACGAATCTAAAGAGGCAGCTGTTGTTACTGAAAGCAAACTGTCTTTTAACCCTGCTGCAGACAGTGAAGCGGGACAGTTAGATGAGAAGGGCTCCGAGACcgagactgagactgagacgTCCTTTGGCCGGCCACTGTCCACGGATGCTCTGGATGAATACGGTGACATTAGCACTACAGGCTCTGTGCCCTCTCCGTCCCTACATGGGGAGACAGCCACGCCTGCTGACCACAGCCAGCTAATGGAGGATGACGAGGACTTTGGCCACTTTGGTGATCCTGGTGCATTTAGTAATCAGAGCTTTGCTGATTTTGAACAGCTGCAGGTCAAATTGGAGAGCAGGTTGGAAAGCTTTGCTCCTGCTCAGgaagacacaaacatgaaggAAGACGACTTTGGTGACTTTAACTCCCTAAAGTTTCACAGCAGTGGAAACGAGTGCGAGAATAGAGGTGGGTTTCCTAATGTCCCCATCAGTGCCAGCTTTGGAAACTTCAGATCGGCCACTGAAGATGCAGACGAGGAGGCAGAAGCAGGTTGGAGTGCCTTcggggagcagcagcaggtggagggagagTCGTGGGCAGCATTCGATATCGAACAGAGTGTCACTCCTCCTGAagatggagagggggaggaggaggagtggtaCGAAAGTGAAGTTGCTGCAGACAGTGAGAATATCATCAGGCCAGCAAGTCAGTTG GCTTCGCTGTCCAGCCGTCTGCAGAGGCTGTTTGTCATCACCTTCCCTCAGACCACGGTGGCGCCAGTGGAAGCTGACGTGTTGTCTCTGCGCATGCTTCTGGAACCCCCAAAGGAGAAGCTGCCGGCAGAGAAGGGGTCAGCAAGCAGCCG GTCTGTTAGTGGTGGTGTGTGGACACACCTTCAGGACATCCACGAGGCTCTGGGCCTGCGATACCAGTGGGGCGGCTCCCACTGCAACAAAGCACTACTCTGCTGTCTGGGCATCGACACCCGCAACATT ctgttcacaggaCAGAAGAAGCAGCCGGTCATCGTGCCCATGTACGCCGCAGGCTTG ggcATGCTGGAACCCACCAAAGAGCCCGCAAAGCCCGTCTCTGCGGCAGAGATGATCGCCTCCATAGCCCAGGCGCCGCCTGTGGCTCCAGACAACAGCTCCAGTCCCACAGATGTGGTCCAG caggaggcgctcCCACCTGTTCAGTTCGACTGGAGCAGCAGTGGCCTTACCAACCCTCTGGACG GTGTGGACCCTGAGCTGTACGAGCTGACAACAGCCAAGTTGGACCCCGGCAGCTCCGGCAGCCGAGTGGCCGATGCCTTTGCTCGCCTCATGTCCACTATGGAGAAGACCAGCACGTCCACCAG GAAGCTGAAGAAAGACGAGAATCTAAGCGAGGAGGCGATCAAAGTGATCGCAGCTCTGCCTGATCTGTCCTTCATGCAGGCGAAGGTTCTGATGTTTCCCACCACACTGACGCCGCTCGAGTCCACTCCCCCGTCCATGTAA